One genomic window of Methylothermaceae bacteria B42 includes the following:
- a CDS encoding HAD family hydrolase, protein MKKIEGIRGLLLDLDGVLYVGDTVIEGAHNAISAIRQHGYKLRFITNTSTRSLASLQKKLAGLGFDIPKSEIISAPQAALLYLKSKGRPVCHLLLAEDVKQDFTRFQQSDEKADAVVIGDIGEAWNYAILNRAFRLLFSGAELIAMHKNRFWQTESGLQMDIGGFVVALEYASGKQAKIMGKPSIDFFQMALQDMGLPASQVAIVGDDIESDIGGGQQAGLMGILVKTGKYRESFVKASKIQPDLVIDSIADLPKVLGLSE, encoded by the coding sequence ATGAAAAAAATCGAGGGCATTCGGGGATTGCTGTTGGATCTTGATGGCGTGTTATATGTGGGCGATACAGTAATAGAAGGCGCGCATAACGCAATTTCCGCAATTCGCCAGCATGGTTACAAGCTGCGTTTTATTACCAATACCAGCACGCGTTCTTTGGCTTCTCTGCAAAAGAAACTCGCCGGGTTAGGGTTCGATATTCCGAAATCAGAAATCATCAGCGCTCCACAGGCGGCATTGTTGTATTTGAAGTCCAAAGGCAGGCCTGTTTGTCACTTGCTGTTGGCCGAGGATGTGAAGCAGGATTTTACCAGGTTTCAGCAATCGGATGAAAAGGCTGATGCGGTGGTGATTGGAGATATCGGCGAGGCTTGGAATTATGCCATTCTCAATCGCGCTTTCCGGTTATTGTTTTCAGGGGCAGAGCTGATCGCCATGCATAAAAACCGGTTTTGGCAGACCGAATCCGGCTTGCAGATGGACATTGGCGGCTTTGTCGTCGCCTTGGAATATGCCAGTGGCAAGCAAGCGAAAATCATGGGCAAGCCGTCAATCGACTTTTTCCAAATGGCGCTTCAGGATATGGGACTGCCTGCTTCCCAGGTGGCGATTGTTGGCGACGATATCGAATCGGATATCGGCGGTGGGCAGCAGGCTGGATTGATGGGTATATTGGTGAAAACGGGCAAGTACCGGGAGTCTTTTGTGAAAGCTTCGAAAATTCAGCCAGATCTGGTGATTGATTCGATTGCCGATTTGCCCAAGGTGCTGGGCCTGTCGGAATGA
- a CDS encoding aldehyde-activating protein, with translation MSDIPVFKTGEATVFASNDQGTDAMPEVVLGALNGPVGNAFATLMGQTEGHTRLFAIRACNQQVKPATLMVPKVTMKSTAYINLFFGVVQSAIADAVIDSVIDGVIPKDWANEVGIIVNVWLDPWCAEQENPDKKDLYRTNYEATKLAIKRAINDEPTIEELIENRNKIHHEMYDPVTGESKW, from the coding sequence ATGTCTGATATCCCCGTTTTCAAAACCGGCGAAGCCACGGTTTTCGCCAGCAACGATCAAGGCACCGACGCCATGCCCGAAGTGGTCCTGGGGGCGCTGAACGGGCCTGTGGGTAATGCCTTCGCGACGCTGATGGGCCAGACCGAAGGCCACACCCGGCTGTTTGCCATCCGCGCCTGTAACCAGCAGGTTAAACCCGCCACCTTGATGGTACCCAAGGTCACCATGAAAAGTACGGCTTATATCAATTTGTTCTTTGGCGTGGTTCAGTCCGCCATTGCCGACGCGGTGATTGATTCGGTCATCGACGGCGTCATTCCCAAGGACTGGGCCAACGAAGTAGGTATCATTGTCAATGTGTGGCTCGACCCCTGGTGCGCCGAGCAAGAAAATCCAGACAAAAAGGATCTTTACCGCACCAATTATGAAGCCACCAAACTGGCCATCAAGCGGGCAATCAACGACGAGCCGACTATCGAGGAACTGATTGAAAACCGCAACAAAATCCATCATGAAATGTATGATCCTGTCACCGGCGAGTCTAAATGGTAA